The Hevea brasiliensis isolate MT/VB/25A 57/8 chromosome 1, ASM3005281v1, whole genome shotgun sequence DNA segment TGTTTCTTGACCCTGCAGGCTGGAACATGCATGACAGTAACATGATCATAATATTAGACTTGCTTTGTCTGTATGTCACACAAATGGGTCAACTTCTTGTGTTTCCATGGAAATTGTACCCACTATCACAAGTTCAATCATAttttttttggggatttgcatggaATCATTTCATCATGACACCCATTTGAAATTTCACAAAAATACAAATATATTAGAAAAACTTCAAGATAGTTAGTGCTGGACTCAGTCTCAAAATTCCAATTCCTGGCAcccataaattttttaatattgtcCTTTTGATTTAGTGTTGATCTCATGAAATAGGGGGTCTTTGTCCCTATAAAGTCCTCAAGATATAGTTTAATATAagagcaagaaaacaaaaagcaCCCTTTGGACGTGCATGGCATAACTCATACTATTCATAATCCAATctccatgaaaattttaaaactagattatttataatatttcttAATGTGAGTGATTAAGAGAAAAGACAATCAATCGCCTTGAAATAAGTACAAAAATCACCCTTTccaattcaattaaattaaatcacaTTAGATCAACCGCCCACCGTTCATATTTAATTTGCCTGCATGCACCTTATTGCTTCCCATGTCCTatgcctttatttatttatttatttataattaaataattaaaaataaattcaatctaacttaattttttattaatatttttaaaaatttttaatttttagtacaattacttttaatttaataattaaattaataaaatttttattaattaatatattaattataattattatttttataattttataataatatttaacttataattattttttataaatattaaattatatttattattttttataaataaaaagaattataaatatatttttattaattaataatataaaatcatgaattttatttttttcgatTAATTCAATTAGAAAGCAATTGTAAATATGTCACTTCATTATGAAATGAATTATAAAACTGAGTGGCTAAAACCTCTCATACCCTTTATCTtgactctctttttttttttttttttttttagcgttTATATTCTTTATTTTTGCCGCACCAGGCTGCCTTCTTCTGCCCTTTCGGGTAGGAGAAGGCCGCTTTCTCTTGCCCTCCCTCTCCTAGCAGTGGGTTCTTCCCTCCCTCATTTTGGGCGAGGTTGTGAATTAGAATAAGTTGTGTTTTGTGGTAGATCTAGAGCTTTTTGGTGAGGGTTTCCATTAGATTTGCCTTAATGTTGCTCCAATAAAAGCGAGCTGCTTGTTTCTTCTGCTACGGTGCGGTGGCCACAGTTCTACTAAGCTATGGTTGACGGGTCCTTTTTTCAGTGTGGATGGTTATCTCAGGGGACTTTAGCCAGCCTCATTTTTGGTGGCCGACCTTCAAGGCCAATAGATGTTAGTGCCGAAAAGGTGCTTTGTGCTACTTCTAGAAGGACGGGTTGTTGGACAGTGTTTCATATGTGTCTCTCTTTCTCATCTTGCCAGCGTCTGCTACCACCAGTTGACAATTGGTGGCTGGTGGCATTCCTCCTCTAATCTCCTGTTAGCTTTAGGTTTGTTGGTTGTAAGCCTTTAGGCCAAGTAGCTTGTTTAGGGCTAGTATTTGGGACCTTTTTTTTCCTTTATGATCTTGAATTATATTTGGGTTTGGTTCTTTTGAGTTTGAGATTGTATTAATCTTTGTGTTTAAACGAATGAATTCCTgcctttgagaaaaaaaaaaagtaattataaAATTGAGTGAGCCTTCTTTTATTGTCAAAATCTATAcatttaatatattttgatattaaatttagttaaatttatcgatgaatttaaatataatttattattttaaaatttgtatacattaaattATTGattgaaataatatatttttattaaaaaaaatgagcATCGTGGCAATGGCATCAACTAATAGCTAGGTTTTGGAAACCATGGGAAGTACAAATTTATCAGAACGTGCAGGCATTACTAAAATCCTGTAAAGACAACCATGCTGCGGAAAATGAATTTAGAAGCAGTAATACGTCATTGACCCATTAAAATACACACCAAATCTCGATTAACACGTTCTCTTGTCCTCTGTAATTAAGCATTTTATCAACAGTGTCCTTTCCGATAAGACAAATGCAAAATTCCAGTTTAAAgggataaaatcagagaaaaaaaagtttatataaaatcaaattaatcaaTTTCTTTTTTTCCTTACCAAACAAAAATTAGGAATCTGTGGTCATAATATAATAATTTGGTCGTTGAAACACGTAATCAGATGATTCGGAGGTTCGAAAGCTGTTGGACATGATCCGTGGCACGTGGCGCAAAAAGTGATCTATTGCACCGGTTTCCAATACGCAGTCGTTTCGTCACCATCTCATTTATGTCGTATCTTGATCTTgtaaatgtaatataatattcAAGTCACCAATAGAGCCACTGGGCACTCACTAACTAAGCCCACTGTTACGTTCACGTCACTGTTGATGGATAGGGCATTAAATGAAGAGCATCGGTGATGGCCTGGGTCCGGCGGCCGGGAACTTGAATTTGAAACGGTGACCTTGATTGATAGTTTAAACAAATGGGGAAGTGTTTGACACAGTTTATAGTTTTTTTAGTTAAGAAAAAATAGAAAAACAGAAATAGTAACGAGATAAGGTGACAGTTGGTGGTGCTAACGTGCACCTCGCTGGGTGACAAAATGGAAAACGTTGGTTATCGGTAACTGGTGCGAAGGGGACAGCTGATTGGTGTGTGAGCCAACCTGACGGAGATAGGTAACGGCAATTGGGTTCCACCAACTATTTGTCTAGCAGGCCCCCACACCATCCCGGGCTTTGCCATTGATCGTGGTTGAACTGTTAACAGTAGTTGCCTAGTTAGAGACTAGACTGGCTCCAGGTAGGGAGGTCTTCAATGCTAACGTGAGACTCCAGTTAACCTTCACGGCTTTGCATTTATTTTCTATGGTAAACTCTCGAAGAGTCTAAAAGAAAAAGGCCAACTTTTGCGTTTATTTACGATTATGGGATTTTCTCTTTTTGTGAGCTTAACCTTCAATTATTATGGTAACGGATTCTTCTAATACAAGCGGAATAacgattttaataataattaaattataaaatatatatatatatatttatgagttatgaacttattcttatatgaatttgaactctcaataattatattatttttatataaaattaaaacataataaATTATTACATGTTTctgtattatattttattaaaagtaGTTACTGATAAAAAAATTTATCTCATATTAAAAGAGTGTATCTcttataataattatatctattcacttatttttattataacagttaaaaatagaaaaaattgtCTCATATTGAATGAGtatcaattttaataaatacaaataaatagatataattattttaagagaTACGAAGTAAACTGTTATATCTATTCTTTCAATGTGCAAGTGAATAGATATAATTATtctaatatatataaaatgaacTGTTATATTTATTCAAAGATAAGTAAGTGCTTTATAAATAATAGTATTATTAAACCCGATCCGAATGTTGACCCGGTGAAGAGGTGGGGTAAAGAGCTAGTGGTTCAACCAGTGTGTTAATGGTTCAATGAgtgaattattaaaaattaattaaatatataaattaattaaatataacatattagtataaataaatataactaattaaattttaattattttaaaaacttaGCATTTATTAAGTTAtagttgataaattttaattgttttcttaaattttacataaaaatattCAAGCAATATAATGCATCAAAATtcctataaatatataatttttttaatatttataaaatattaagcatatattaaaataaaaaacacataGTATTAAACTAactcaattgattttaattttaaatacttgtttatgagattttaagttaattttccTATAcaacaaattttttaaaaaagagagagagagagagagagagagagagagagggagatttTATTGAACAATTTAACTAATCAAGTCAACTAGGTCACATTGGTTTATTCGTTCAATTGTTGGGTCAACCAGGTTACGATGGATCACTTTCTTATCTGGTTTAATTATAAACTCAAATGGATTTGAGAGTCAGTTCACCAATTCACTGGTTCAACCGACCGATTTAGTTCGAGTCTAATAACTATGATAAATAGTAgttttaaacataaatttattaaCTATTTATCTTGTAACTCTCTCTTCTATCTTTTCTCTTCACTTCTATTTACAATCAATATTGTTATTCTTTAATTCATTATTTGGAGAATTCAAGAATTATttatttagaattttattttggCTTTGTTATCTTAGAGAGATCTGCTCAAAATACTTAACAGCAATATAGTGGAGGGTATAATTTCCTTAAGAAGAGTGACTacatattattattgttatttttctaACAATCTAACATACTTACCATATGATAatgttctttttttttaatttaaaaagcttaaaattaaaattgtataaatTTTATCAATAGTCACACTTTTTATTTAGTAATATCTAAATTATTTATGGAAATATgagataataaatttaaaatttaattagaatttagTAAAAAGATTTTGGAATGGATTTCATATCTatcatgaaaaaaattatttgaaaaggAAACTATTAATAGATCTCATATTGGAATAGCTATTTTCAAATTCAAAAGGACAAAGGAATTTATTTGTAGCTTTGTTTTCTTGTACAAATGAGATTCATGCTTTTTCAAAAATATGATTCTTGCTTTCATTCAAATATTTGATTCCATTCACATTTtgatttgcattcaaaattttcaccataCATATATAAAATACACATGTGCACAAAATGGATGACTaccattaataaaattttcactaaaaaaaaaaatatatagagcAATCCAttttaccatatatataaaaatttataaataaatataaatttcattaattttacaattttatgttttattgatattttgtaaattatataatttatactttattattttttaattcataaatggaagctattattttttaattaaaaaaattaaagcggCAATTTGAAATATAAATGTTTAAGCGGGATAGGAAAGCAAAGCATAACCTGATCCTTTATACTTTGTGGATTCTAAAAGCATAACCTgaacctttaaaaaaaaaaaaaaaaaaaaacaaaggaccaATTAAATTCAAACAAAAGATGATAAAAGTAATGTGAAAAACTTTATAAACTCTCCATCTCTATATTAAAAACAGAGagtctttatattttaataaaattaattatttaatttaaaaaatattctttACTCTCTTTATTTTTTAGTATATGAATTGTTCAATATTTCTCATTATTTTAAAGTATTTTTTTCCTCAGTATTTATAACttgtataatataattatttattaattaaacagTTTTTAGaggactaaataatttaatttttaaaataaaaaattaatatcattAAAATGCAGGGATTCATTGGCAATTTTCCTTAAATTTATTACCACCCTGTCTCTAGAGTCTCATCTCAGACCCACTCCATCACCGTCCATTTCGCCAATCAGTAAAATCTCATCACCTGGGTCCCGCACGTCAAACCCATCACTCATTGGCTGCGACTAATGACTGTAAAAGAAAAGAGTCACAGCGAAACCTGACTCTTAAGTAATGTGATTGTGCGCCGCATAACGTTCGAAGCATTCATAAAACGACAAAAGCACTAAGCCaaactttaactttattttttacATCGGCGAATAAGAGACGGCGTCTTCAGACATTTAAAACCACAAAACGGCATCGTATCCACCCAAACCCACCATTAAAATAACTAAGGATGATATTTTTGGCGCTCGCCTTAATTCCTAATATGATGAACTCAAAAGTTGTTTTATTAAACTTGAGatgaatttaaaataatgaatttGAAGTCTTTTACTAATAAAAACATTAATCGgagattaatttatttttcaataaaaaaaattaaattataaaatataaattatgaaaaaagtcatataaatattattgtatataaaattaaataaatttttacaacatctaaataataataataataataataaaatttaaaatatgtatGATTAACAAGAGTAAATTTTTCTAGTAGTAATATTTTAAGgttacaataaaattattttgaatttaaaaatataatataaaattttttaaattttaaaattttatataaaaaatattttttaatttttaataattaatttatataattttaaataataatgacgtagataattttttttttcttatataatAGTGGCAAatcatttataattattaatatgttaattataaaaaaaatatcaatcacataaaataataaaataataaatatataataactaattaaaaatatttactttaattattcattttatcattattttaaattatttatattaatgtgttatttataaattaatttttaaaaattaaaaaaaatttattatataaaattttaaaatataaaaaatttatattatatttttaagtttaaaaatcattttattataacaataaaaatttaaatacagTTTTGAAATTTATCTAATATTTTACAGGTATTTTATTTTTTGCCATGTAAACGTAAGTCCAGTTTCGAAATTCTACTGGAATCAGAAGGGCAAAttaaggaaatgtaagaaaattgtatgGTAGTGTAGATTTTGTAATTGCAGAGTTTGGTTTgatataaataaataacaaatCCAGATGGAGAACGCCGTATCTTCTTTCCCTCAGTTGCTGCAAAGCTTAGCTCAGCTCAGCTCTGAAAATCTGATcattttatattttgatttaaaaattttgcttCCAAACTAGTTtcggtgtgtgtgtgtgtgagagagagagagagagagagaggttatTTTCATAAGACGAGGATTTTGTACTCATCTTTAGAAATTGAAGATAAATTGATTGATTGTTTGTTTCTTGTAAGTAAACCCTAAAGATTTTTCTATCCTCTTCTAGTTTTCGCGCTATTTGTCTCCCTAGATTACGTTTTGTGCTCATTTGGTTAGTGCGAaagcacagagagagagagaggaagctgAAGCTTGAAGCCATTTTCGAAGTGTTGTTATCAGTTTGGAGATCAAAGCGATTTTTGTTTCCCGAAAACTAAACCGTTTTCCGTTTGTTCCTGAGGTTGTCGGTGTCTTTTGGATTGTTGTTTGGGATGCAATGCTTTTgagtggttttttttttcttcctccttGAAACAGAGCTGTGGCATTTTGAGTTTCAGCTTATGGTTTTGGatctaataattttttctttCTGTTTTTTTTTGGGTTCAGTCTAGCTGTGGAAAGCtcattttgatttttatttttgaacTAATTTGTGTTAGAATGAGTCGTTACTTTTGTTAGTTTAGTACTTGATGGTTATTTTGATTTAACAAAGctttttcccctcttgcattttCCAAGCAACCAGTCAACATTTTATCTTTTGGGGTCCGTTTTTCTATGTTCGGATTCTGATCTTGGTTTTTGATTTGCAGGAGTGTGTAGCTGGTTTCCAATTTTAAGCGAAGGGGTGGCTTTGAGGCTTAAGAGTGCTTATTAGAGTTCAAATATGATgtttcaaaacggatgttccacgtTCAAATCAATCAGCAGAAAAGCTTCATTTTATGCACTGTTTTGTGCATGATATTATTGGTTCTATTTGCACACTAAAACAAGAGAGTCAACGACCGGCATTGCTTAACTGGGATCCGAAGAATCTCTGCTTATTTTTTCACCTTTTGGAGCTGTTCTTACACTATTTTGACTTACTGATTTGAAGGCTAAAAAAGCAATGCTAGTTTGTGACAGATAATGAGGTCTTGTTTGGATGTTGTGTCCTTTTCCATTTTGACAAACAGTGTTGTTGATTCTCTCTGTAAAGTTTTGTAGGAGAGCAAGTGAGTTTTTTGGCAAAATTGTGCCAGTGGAATCAGCTTCTTGCTTTTTGAGCCAAAACGATATCTAGATCCTCAAGGTTTCTGGGTAGTGGGTACTACCTGCGGATCAAGAAGACAAAGGAAAAAAAAGACAGCTTGTGAAATGGGTTTGTATTTTTTGACGAATACTTGAGGAATTTAGGGAAATGGTGAAAACGTTCTTGTCAATGAAGGTGTGTCTGCTTCTGCTGTGACTGGAAGGGGCATGGTTTTGTTGTTGGTGGTACATGTCTTTGAAACCAACATGGTGGGGGCGGAGCAATAATGCATAAAATGTTTGTTTTACGGCTTCTATTTCTTGCCTGCATAACCGCAGGGCTTTACGAGCGTTAACAATTTGATCTGTTAAAGAAACAAAGAGGGTTTTTTAATACATTTCGGGGTGGTAGTGATGAGTAAAGAGCAAAAGAGAGGAAAGCAAGAGAAAGGCGGCTCCGATGTCGCCGAGAAGGTTGTAGTTGCAGTCAAGGCATCCAAGGAGATTCCTAAGACTGCCTTGGTGTGGGCTTTGACTCACGTCGTGCATGCTGGGGACTGCATTACTCTGCTTGTTGTTGTTCCGTCACAGAGTTCAGGTTCCTCTTGTTTATTTTGCTTCTTTGCTTGTCAAATTTTGAGTAGTAAATTTTGATTGAGTGCACTTTTCTTAATATTGGTCACTTTTGCCATATCCCAGTCCTGCTTCAATTTcattcatcatttttttttatgagtACTTTCAGATGGTACCAGGCAAGGTACCATCTAGTAAACAGCAAGGAAACTTCACTGATCTTTTCCCTTTCCAGAAGGTATCTTGGAAAGGTGAAGTGTTGCAATGTGTTGACCGTTTTTGGCCATAAGTATTTACTTTTCTTGGTAGTACTGGTATCCTGACTGTCTTTGAAAATTTTGAGCCCCGTTGTGTATAATTTATGGTTCTTTTGAAATCTATAAAATTCAGTGGCACCATTTTTGTTTTTCCATCGTACTTTGTTGATAAATATGATACTGACAATTTGTTACTGCCATTCTTAGGTCGAAAGTTATGGGGTTTCCCTAGATTTGCAGGGGATTGTGCCAGTGGTCACCGGAAGTCTCATTCAGGAGCAACCTCAGAGCAGAAGTGCGATATTACAGATTCATGCTCCCAGATGATCCTTCAGCTTCATGATGTTTATGATCCAAACAAGGTGAGTGCATCAATATGTGTTCTAATGCCTGGCACACCAGTGCTGAGTTTGCTATCGTGATTTATTTTTGCAGATCAATGTGAAGATAAAGATTGTTTCTGGATCACCTTGTGGTGCAGTGGCTGCAGAAGCCAAGAAGGCACTAGCCAATTGGGTTGTATTAGACAAGTAATACTTTATTTGTCTATATTTCTTTTGTCCCTTTTGAGTTGATGTAATGTTTTATCCTCTCCAGAAACGAACACATAACTTCTAAGATTTTGAATTAACATAGATCTTTTCGAGTACTCGCATAATGCTTTCTTTGAGCCAGAAATTATTGCTtttaattcatgcaatttcaTTCCAGATATTTTGGCTTGTTTTGCAGACAGCTAAAGTACGAGGAAAAACTCTGTATGGAAGAACTACAATGCAACATAGTCGTTATGAAACGTTCCCAGCCAAAGGTTCTTCGATTGAATTTGGTTGGATCATCCAAGGAAGCTGAAAGTGCAGATCAATTGCCTTCTGAACTAGATGAAGCCTCTGAGGaacacaaaaaaaataaaaatgattctTCAGATTCAATTCGAGGACCGGTTGTGACTCCAACAAGCAGTCCAGAGCTAGGGACACCATTTACTGCCACTGAAGCTGGAACATCATCAGTGTCGAGTGATCCTGGAACTTCTCCATTTTTTCCCTCGGAAACAAATGGAGACCTGAAGAAAGAGGAATCATTAATCATTAAGGAAAATAGGGATGTTGATGAATCTAGTTCTGACACAGATAGTGAACATTTATCATCAGCTTCCGCAAGTTTGAGGTTTGAACCATGGATAGGAGAATTCATTAGTTCTCACATTCAATCGTCACGACATATGGAGGAAGGCTCACAGAGAAGTATTAGTATGGCTCAAGAATCAACAACTAAAGCTTTGCTAGAGAAGTTTTCAAAACTTGATAGACAAATCGGAGCAACATCCGACTACAGGAAGGATTTAGACTTAAGCGGAAATGTGAGAGAAGCAGCAGCATTATCCAGAAATGCGCCTCCTGGACCCCCTCCTTTGTGCTCAATATGCCAACACAAGGCGCCTGTGTTTGGAAAACCACCAAGGTGGTTCAGCTATGCTGAGTTGGAGCTTGCAACTGGTGGATTTTCTCAAGCTAATTTCTTGGCAGAGGGTGGGTTTGGATCTGTTCACAGGGGTGTATTGCCAGATGGCCAGGCAGTTGCTGTCAAGCAACACAAATTGGCTAGTTCACAGGGGGATCTTGAATTTTGCTCAGAAGTTGAAGTCCTTAGCTGTGCTCAGCATCGGAATGTTGTTATGCTGATTGGATTCTGCATTGAAGATAAACGGAGGTTGCTGGTGTACGAATATATATGCAACGGGTCACTTGATTCTCATCTTTATGGTAATTTCTCTTTACCTTTGCATGAAGATTATAGTGCTTGCACGATGCAGATGCACTCAGCATGTGGTTAGACCTCAGATGATCAATGGCACTCTTTAAAGTAGTTTGACTTCATTTGTAGACTTGCACATGTTGTAGGGTTTTTGCTTGGCATTGATATTATTACAGTATCTTCCCCTAACTATTAAAGAATAGGTACTGGCAATGTGTCTTTAGTGCCATTTCATTTAGTAAGTTGGTTGTTAGCCAAACTACAGCATATGGTTTATCAGATATACTTTGCAGTGGAGCTTGCTCTAAATAATGTGTGGATTTATGGCTGCCGACCGTTATTGCATATTTACCTTGAAGAGTATATGTTTTAGGGCGTCATCAGGAGCCATTGGAGTGGTCTGCACGCCAGAAGGTTGCAGTGGGAGCTGCTAGAGGATTGCGCTATCTTCATGAAGAATGCAGAGTAGGTTGCATAGTCCACCGTGACATGCGGCCAAACAATATCCTCATTACCCATGATTTTGAACCACTGGTATGGAGATTTCCTAGTATCCTATCTAGATAAGAATATATTCTTGTAtaaatgtcaaatgaccatagttTCTTGCTGCATGCCTGCATCTGCTCACATCAATCAGTTTCAAGGCTTTTTTTGCACTAAAGTTGTTTTGGATGTTATCTTGTGGAtgtttaaatttcaaatatttagccCTCAATAGCATTTGTCTTTTCAAGAGTTTTGTGGACCTGTTTCTTCAGCTATTGATAATTTGTCTCAGGTTGGGTGGAATGTGACTTGTTAACATATTGAATGCTGTATATTTAGGTTGGGGATTTTGGTCTCGCAAGGTGGCAGCCTGATGGAGATACAGGTGTAGAAACAAGAGTCATTGGAACATTTGGGTATTTTTTTAGTTGATGCATTTGCTGTCAATTTCAGGTTTTACCTGCTCCCAATTGCAAAATTTTGTAAGAAATTCTACTGTGCTGCAGGTATTTGGCTCCAGAATATGCCCAAAGTGGCCAAATAACTGAAAAGGCCGATGTTTATTCATTTGGGGTTGTATTGGTTGAGCTTGTTACAGGAAGGAAAGCAGTAGATCTTAACCGGCCCAAGGGCCAGCAGTGTCTCACTGAATGGGTATGCTTTGGAATCACCTCGTCAATTGTTAGCTTTCACTTGTAACTTATGAAATATGTTCCTGTCTTTTTATCTAGCTGTAGatcaagtgtgtgtgtgtgtattgatTGGGGGCTAATTATATATTAATCATTGATTAAAGATGTGACTTTTTGAGATACATGACCAGTAGAaactttcattttttattttgagGCTGTAGTTTCTTTTATGTGATCTCCGTAATTCTCATTATGCTTCTTGATCTGTATTAGGCACGGCCACTGTTGGAGGAGTATGCCATAGATGAACTGATTGACCCACAGCTAGGGAACCGCTATTCAGAACAGGAGGTTTACTGCATGCTTCATGCAGCATCATTATGTATACGGCGAGATCCTCACTCTAGGCCTCGCATGTCACAGGTGAGGAGAAACTTCCAACAATTCAGGCTTGTCAGACAAGAAATGGAATTTGTATGGAAATTTTACATCATTGTTTTTCCTCAAATATTTTTAAGCAAGTCTTCAGAACAGCCAGATAGGTTAACTTGATTATTATAATCCCAATCTTGTAGTAGTTTTTTATGACACTCTGCATAGATATAGCCAGGAAATTTTCTTTGGCGGTAAAGTACAGCATTAAATATGAATTCCTTTTTGTGGTAAGTTATAGACTTTGGAAGCCAAATAAAAAACCTTTTGAAGTGCTTAATTGGATGGGAAGATATCAGGAATCCTCTTTGTTGAAGATGTC contains these protein-coding regions:
- the LOC110639068 gene encoding inactive protein kinase SELMODRAFT_444075 isoform X1; translation: MSKEQKRGKQEKGGSDVAEKVVVAVKASKEIPKTALVWALTHVVHAGDCITLLVVVPSQSSGRKLWGFPRFAGDCASGHRKSHSGATSEQKCDITDSCSQMILQLHDVYDPNKINVKIKIVSGSPCGAVAAEAKKALANWVVLDKQLKYEEKLCMEELQCNIVVMKRSQPKVLRLNLVGSSKEAESADQLPSELDEASEEHKKNKNDSSDSIRGPVVTPTSSPELGTPFTATEAGTSSVSSDPGTSPFFPSETNGDLKKEESLIIKENRDVDESSSDTDSEHLSSASASLRFEPWIGEFISSHIQSSRHMEEGSQRSISMAQESTTKALLEKFSKLDRQIGATSDYRKDLDLSGNVREAAALSRNAPPGPPPLCSICQHKAPVFGKPPRWFSYAELELATGGFSQANFLAEGGFGSVHRGVLPDGQAVAVKQHKLASSQGDLEFCSEVEVLSCAQHRNVVMLIGFCIEDKRRLLVYEYICNGSLDSHLYGRHQEPLEWSARQKVAVGAARGLRYLHEECRVGCIVHRDMRPNNILITHDFEPLVGDFGLARWQPDGDTGVETRVIGTFGYLAPEYAQSGQITEKADVYSFGVVLVELVTGRKAVDLNRPKGQQCLTEWARPLLEEYAIDELIDPQLGNRYSEQEVYCMLHAASLCIRRDPHSRPRMSQVLRILEGDMLMDASYSSTPGYDVGNRSGRIWAEQQQQQHYSGPLSSETMEGFNKLSLDTLRPVFWQRDKGR
- the LOC110639068 gene encoding inactive protein kinase SELMODRAFT_444075 isoform X2 produces the protein MVPGKVPSSKQQGNFTDLFPFQKVSWKGRKLWGFPRFAGDCASGHRKSHSGATSEQKCDITDSCSQMILQLHDVYDPNKINVKIKIVSGSPCGAVAAEAKKALANWVVLDKQLKYEEKLCMEELQCNIVVMKRSQPKVLRLNLVGSSKEAESADQLPSELDEASEEHKKNKNDSSDSIRGPVVTPTSSPELGTPFTATEAGTSSVSSDPGTSPFFPSETNGDLKKEESLIIKENRDVDESSSDTDSEHLSSASASLRFEPWIGEFISSHIQSSRHMEEGSQRSISMAQESTTKALLEKFSKLDRQIGATSDYRKDLDLSGNVREAAALSRNAPPGPPPLCSICQHKAPVFGKPPRWFSYAELELATGGFSQANFLAEGGFGSVHRGVLPDGQAVAVKQHKLASSQGDLEFCSEVEVLSCAQHRNVVMLIGFCIEDKRRLLVYEYICNGSLDSHLYGRHQEPLEWSARQKVAVGAARGLRYLHEECRVGCIVHRDMRPNNILITHDFEPLVGDFGLARWQPDGDTGVETRVIGTFGYLAPEYAQSGQITEKADVYSFGVVLVELVTGRKAVDLNRPKGQQCLTEWARPLLEEYAIDELIDPQLGNRYSEQEVYCMLHAASLCIRRDPHSRPRMSQVLRILEGDMLMDASYSSTPGYDVGNRSGRIWAEQQQQQHYSGPLSSETMEGFNKLSLDTLRPVFWQRDKGR